The Apium graveolens cultivar Ventura chromosome 6, ASM990537v1, whole genome shotgun sequence genome contains a region encoding:
- the LOC141667150 gene encoding uncharacterized protein LOC141667150 isoform X1: MARLSRFLSLGFRFRSHQSLSTAFRFYCSPHNNPNPLPKRPGPLTQYKSLVDQGKLQYDPYQETIASELENLVKKLEQYDKEMEEYHVSLSKWEETRENERRRILVKEAEFKQEGGAMASVKKSRSRIFENLMSWGKAQKMEPGVGKWVSYLNRERKLDSLSGRRPNLPAAPKGLYIYGDVGSGKTMLMDMFYSATEGIVKHRRRFHFHEAMLEINEHMHKIWKKQVEEKSLKSSIASWIRNLPVDSNVKEWVAEEERYKQEVQIKNILPAVADKFLVNCQGDQRGASILCFDEIQTVDVFAIVALSGILRRLLSTGTVLVATSNRAPQELNQDGMQRGIFLKLLAKLEEHCNNVLIGSEIDYRRLIAQRSTDQVHYFWPLNDSSIENFDRMWGKTTSKYGGNITSSTVHVMFGRTLEVPECCNGVARFCFEYLCGRPVGAADYIAIARNYHTIFISGVPVMSMRIRDKARRFITLVDELYNHHCCLFCTAASSIDDLFQGTEEGTLFDLESFQFETETEGTKLRRDVLAEGNVSAGGHPTGIVSMLSGQEEMFAFRRAVSRLIEMQTPFYLDGVHSIHPYFQGQQNSLENSGATILQTPQLS, translated from the exons ATGGCAAGGCTTTCTCGCTTTCTCTCTCTAGGGTTTCGATTTCGCTCTCATCAATCTCTCTCTACTGCATTTCGTTTTTATTGCTCTCCTCACAATAATCCCAACCCTCTCCCCAAACGCCCAg GACCTCTTACACAATATAAGTCTCTCGTTGATCAAGGAAAGCTTCAATATGATCCTTACCAGGAAACTATTGCTTCCGAGCTTGAAAATTTGGTCAAAAAACTGGAGCAATATGATAAGGAGATGGAGGAATACCAT GTAAGTTTGAGCAAATGGGAAGAGACCAGAGAGAACGAACGGCGTAGAATTTTAGTGAAGGAAGCTGAGTTCAAGCAAGAAGGAGGTGCAATGGCATCAGTTAAGAAGAGCCGGAGCAGAATTTTCGAAAATTTGATGTCTTG GGGAAAAGCTCAAAAAATGGAACCTGGAGTAGGTAAATGGGTTTCATACCTTAACAGAGAGAGGAAGTTGGATTCACTGAGCGGTCGCCGTCCCAATCTTCCTGCAGCTCCTAAAGGACTGTATATTTATGGGGACGTTGGAAGTG GAAAGACAATGCTAATGGATATGTTTTATAGTGCCACCGAAGGAATTGTCAAACATCGGAGGAGGTTTCACTTTCATGAA GCCATGCTTGAAATTAATGAACATATGCATAAAATTTGGAAGAAGCAAGTGGAAGAAAAGTCTTTAAAGTCGAGCATTGCTAGTTGGATTCGGAATCTCCCTGTTGACTCAAATGTCAAAGAATGGGTAGCTGAGGAAGAAAGGTATAAGCAAGAGGTACAGATCAAAAACATTCTTCCGGCTGTTGCAGATAAATTTCTTGTTAACTGCCAGGGAGATCAAAGGGGAGCTAGCATTCTGTGTTTTGACGAAATACAG ACTGTTGATGTGTTTGCTATTGTGGCCTTATCTGGAATTCTAAGAAGATTGCTGAGCACCGGGACTGTTCTTGTTGCCACCAGTAACCGAGCACCTCAGGAGTTGAACCAG GATGGAATGCAGCGTGGGATCTTTCTAAAATTGCTGGCGAAGTTGGAGGAACATTGTAACAATGTCCTCATAGGAAGTGAAATCGATTATCGCCGTCTCATAGCACAAAGATCCACAGACCAG GTCCACTACTTCTGGCCTCTCAACGACAGTTCTATCGAGAATTTCGACCGCATGTGGGGTAAAACCACATCAAAATACGGTGGAAATATCACATCCAGTACAGTCCACGTGATGTTTGGAAG AACCTTGGAAGTTCCTGAATGTTGTAATGGAGTTGCACGCTTCTGCTTCGAATATCTATGCGGGCGCCCG GTCGGGGCTGCAGATTATATCGCAATAGCTAGAAACTACCACACAATCTTTATTTCAGGCGTTCCTGTGATGAGCATGCGAATTCGTGACAAG GCACGTAGATTTATCACCCTCGTCGATGAACTGTACAATCATCATTGCTGCCTATTTTGTACTGCAGCTTCTTCTATTGATGATCTATTTCAGGGAACTGAAGAGGGGACTCTTTTTGATCTGGAAAG TTTTCAGTTTGAAACAGAAACTGAAGGCACAAAACTCCGACGAGATGTTTTGGCAGAGGGCAATGTTAGTGCAGGAGGTCACCCAACTGGAATTGTTTCAATGCTATCAGGTCAAGAGGAGATGTTTGCCTTCCGAAGAGCT GTTTCGCGATTAATAGAGATGCAAACACCTTTTTACCTCGATGGAGTCCATTCTATTCATCCCTATTTCCAAGGGCAACAAAATTCATTAGAGAACAGCGGTGCAACCATCTTACAAACTCCACAATTATCCTGA
- the LOC141667150 gene encoding uncharacterized protein LOC141667150 isoform X2, producing MARLSRFLSLGFRFRSHQSLSTAFRFYCSPHNNPNPLPKRPGPLTQYKSLVDQGKLQYDPYQETIASELENLVKKLEQYDKEMEEYHVSLSKWEETRENERRRILVKEAEFKQEGGAMASVKKSRSRIFENLMSWGKAQKMEPGVGKWVSYLNRERKLDSLSGRRPNLPAAPKGLYIYGDVGSGKTMLMDMFYSATEGIVKHRRRFHFHEAMLEINEHMHKIWKKQVEEKSLKSSIASWIRNLPVDSNVKEWVAEEERYKQEVQIKNILPAVADKFLVNCQGDQRGASILCFDEIQTVDVFAIVALSGILRRLLSTGTVLVATSNRAPQELNQDGMQRGIFLKLLAKLEEHCNNVLIGSEIDYRRLIAQRSTDQVHYFWPLNDSSIENFDRMWGKTTSKYGGNITSSTVHVMFGRTLEVPECCNGVARFCFEYLCGRPVGAADYIAIARNYHTIFISGVPVMSMRIRDKARRFITLVDELYNHHCCLFCTAASSIDDLFQGTEEGTLFDLERCGCCQRTCLVNNNNKITINSNKACTPHSPDLFNLIL from the exons ATGGCAAGGCTTTCTCGCTTTCTCTCTCTAGGGTTTCGATTTCGCTCTCATCAATCTCTCTCTACTGCATTTCGTTTTTATTGCTCTCCTCACAATAATCCCAACCCTCTCCCCAAACGCCCAg GACCTCTTACACAATATAAGTCTCTCGTTGATCAAGGAAAGCTTCAATATGATCCTTACCAGGAAACTATTGCTTCCGAGCTTGAAAATTTGGTCAAAAAACTGGAGCAATATGATAAGGAGATGGAGGAATACCAT GTAAGTTTGAGCAAATGGGAAGAGACCAGAGAGAACGAACGGCGTAGAATTTTAGTGAAGGAAGCTGAGTTCAAGCAAGAAGGAGGTGCAATGGCATCAGTTAAGAAGAGCCGGAGCAGAATTTTCGAAAATTTGATGTCTTG GGGAAAAGCTCAAAAAATGGAACCTGGAGTAGGTAAATGGGTTTCATACCTTAACAGAGAGAGGAAGTTGGATTCACTGAGCGGTCGCCGTCCCAATCTTCCTGCAGCTCCTAAAGGACTGTATATTTATGGGGACGTTGGAAGTG GAAAGACAATGCTAATGGATATGTTTTATAGTGCCACCGAAGGAATTGTCAAACATCGGAGGAGGTTTCACTTTCATGAA GCCATGCTTGAAATTAATGAACATATGCATAAAATTTGGAAGAAGCAAGTGGAAGAAAAGTCTTTAAAGTCGAGCATTGCTAGTTGGATTCGGAATCTCCCTGTTGACTCAAATGTCAAAGAATGGGTAGCTGAGGAAGAAAGGTATAAGCAAGAGGTACAGATCAAAAACATTCTTCCGGCTGTTGCAGATAAATTTCTTGTTAACTGCCAGGGAGATCAAAGGGGAGCTAGCATTCTGTGTTTTGACGAAATACAG ACTGTTGATGTGTTTGCTATTGTGGCCTTATCTGGAATTCTAAGAAGATTGCTGAGCACCGGGACTGTTCTTGTTGCCACCAGTAACCGAGCACCTCAGGAGTTGAACCAG GATGGAATGCAGCGTGGGATCTTTCTAAAATTGCTGGCGAAGTTGGAGGAACATTGTAACAATGTCCTCATAGGAAGTGAAATCGATTATCGCCGTCTCATAGCACAAAGATCCACAGACCAG GTCCACTACTTCTGGCCTCTCAACGACAGTTCTATCGAGAATTTCGACCGCATGTGGGGTAAAACCACATCAAAATACGGTGGAAATATCACATCCAGTACAGTCCACGTGATGTTTGGAAG AACCTTGGAAGTTCCTGAATGTTGTAATGGAGTTGCACGCTTCTGCTTCGAATATCTATGCGGGCGCCCG GTCGGGGCTGCAGATTATATCGCAATAGCTAGAAACTACCACACAATCTTTATTTCAGGCGTTCCTGTGATGAGCATGCGAATTCGTGACAAG GCACGTAGATTTATCACCCTCGTCGATGAACTGTACAATCATCATTGCTGCCTATTTTGTACTGCAGCTTCTTCTATTGATGATCTATTTCAGGGAACTGAAGAGGGGACTCTTTTTGATCTGGAAAG GTGTGGTTGCTGCCAACGGACATGTctcgtaaacaataataacaaaatCACAATAAACTCGAACAAAGCGTGCACTCCGCACTCTCCCGACTTGTTCAAtttaatattatga
- the LOC141667150 gene encoding uncharacterized protein LOC141667150 isoform X3: protein MARLSRFLSLGFRFRSHQSLSTAFRFYCSPHNNPNPLPKRPGPLTQYKSLVDQGKLQYDPYQETIASELENLVKKLEQYDKEMEEYHVSLSKWEETRENERRRILVKEAEFKQEGGAMASVKKSRSRIFENLMSWGKAQKMEPGVGKWVSYLNRERKLDSLSGRRPNLPAAPKGLYIYGDVGSGKTMLMDMFYSATEGIVKHRRRFHFHEAMLEINEHMHKIWKKQVEEKSLKSSIASWIRNLPVDSNVKEWVAEEERYKQEVQIKNILPAVADKFLVNCQGDQRGASILCFDEIQTVDVFAIVALSGILRRLLSTGTVLVATSNRAPQELNQDGMQRGIFLKLLAKLEEHCNNVLIGSEIDYRRLIAQRSTDQVHYFWPLNDSSIENFDRMWGKTTSKYGGNITSSTVHVMFGRTLEVPECCNGVARFCFEYLCGRPVGAADYIAIARNYHTIFISGVPVMSMRIRDKKGCFLDCLRRYQTLYWHSSGY from the exons ATGGCAAGGCTTTCTCGCTTTCTCTCTCTAGGGTTTCGATTTCGCTCTCATCAATCTCTCTCTACTGCATTTCGTTTTTATTGCTCTCCTCACAATAATCCCAACCCTCTCCCCAAACGCCCAg GACCTCTTACACAATATAAGTCTCTCGTTGATCAAGGAAAGCTTCAATATGATCCTTACCAGGAAACTATTGCTTCCGAGCTTGAAAATTTGGTCAAAAAACTGGAGCAATATGATAAGGAGATGGAGGAATACCAT GTAAGTTTGAGCAAATGGGAAGAGACCAGAGAGAACGAACGGCGTAGAATTTTAGTGAAGGAAGCTGAGTTCAAGCAAGAAGGAGGTGCAATGGCATCAGTTAAGAAGAGCCGGAGCAGAATTTTCGAAAATTTGATGTCTTG GGGAAAAGCTCAAAAAATGGAACCTGGAGTAGGTAAATGGGTTTCATACCTTAACAGAGAGAGGAAGTTGGATTCACTGAGCGGTCGCCGTCCCAATCTTCCTGCAGCTCCTAAAGGACTGTATATTTATGGGGACGTTGGAAGTG GAAAGACAATGCTAATGGATATGTTTTATAGTGCCACCGAAGGAATTGTCAAACATCGGAGGAGGTTTCACTTTCATGAA GCCATGCTTGAAATTAATGAACATATGCATAAAATTTGGAAGAAGCAAGTGGAAGAAAAGTCTTTAAAGTCGAGCATTGCTAGTTGGATTCGGAATCTCCCTGTTGACTCAAATGTCAAAGAATGGGTAGCTGAGGAAGAAAGGTATAAGCAAGAGGTACAGATCAAAAACATTCTTCCGGCTGTTGCAGATAAATTTCTTGTTAACTGCCAGGGAGATCAAAGGGGAGCTAGCATTCTGTGTTTTGACGAAATACAG ACTGTTGATGTGTTTGCTATTGTGGCCTTATCTGGAATTCTAAGAAGATTGCTGAGCACCGGGACTGTTCTTGTTGCCACCAGTAACCGAGCACCTCAGGAGTTGAACCAG GATGGAATGCAGCGTGGGATCTTTCTAAAATTGCTGGCGAAGTTGGAGGAACATTGTAACAATGTCCTCATAGGAAGTGAAATCGATTATCGCCGTCTCATAGCACAAAGATCCACAGACCAG GTCCACTACTTCTGGCCTCTCAACGACAGTTCTATCGAGAATTTCGACCGCATGTGGGGTAAAACCACATCAAAATACGGTGGAAATATCACATCCAGTACAGTCCACGTGATGTTTGGAAG AACCTTGGAAGTTCCTGAATGTTGTAATGGAGTTGCACGCTTCTGCTTCGAATATCTATGCGGGCGCCCG GTCGGGGCTGCAGATTATATCGCAATAGCTAGAAACTACCACACAATCTTTATTTCAGGCGTTCCTGTGATGAGCATGCGAATTCGTGACAAG AAAGGATGCTTTCTAGATTGCTTGAGGAGATATCAAACCTTATATTGGCACTCCAGTGGTTACTAG